The Pseudomonas sp. FP2309 genome has a window encoding:
- a CDS encoding OmpA family protein codes for MRKQLMIPALLAMSVALAACSTPPNANLENARTNFSALQSNPNATKVAALETKDAQDWLDKADKAYRDKEDQKKVDQLAYLTNQRVEVAKDTIALRESEAKLKNAGDERARALLDARDAQIKQLQDSLNAKQTDRGTLVTFGDVLFATNKADLKSSGLVNINKLAQFLQENPDRQVIVEGYTDSTGSDAYNQSLSERRAASVQVALIKMGVDPRRIVTTGYGKEYPVADNGSVSGRAMNRRVEVTISNDNQPVKPRSSMTN; via the coding sequence ATGCGTAAACAATTGATGATCCCTGCCCTGCTGGCGATGAGCGTTGCCCTGGCGGCCTGCTCCACGCCACCCAACGCGAACCTGGAAAATGCACGGACCAACTTCTCGGCCCTGCAATCGAACCCTAACGCCACGAAAGTAGCGGCCCTGGAAACCAAGGACGCGCAAGACTGGCTGGACAAGGCTGACAAAGCCTACCGCGACAAGGAAGACCAGAAGAAGGTCGACCAACTGGCCTACCTGACCAACCAGCGCGTTGAAGTGGCCAAAGACACCATCGCGCTGCGCGAATCCGAAGCCAAGCTGAAAAATGCCGGCGACGAACGTGCCCGTGCCTTGCTGGACGCCCGTGACGCGCAGATCAAGCAACTGCAAGACAGCCTGAACGCCAAGCAAACCGATCGCGGTACGCTGGTGACCTTTGGTGATGTGCTGTTTGCCACTAACAAGGCCGACCTGAAATCCAGCGGCCTGGTTAACATCAACAAACTGGCGCAGTTCCTCCAGGAAAACCCGGATCGCCAGGTAATCGTTGAAGGCTACACCGACAGCACCGGCAGCGACGCCTACAACCAGAGCCTGTCCGAGCGCCGTGCCGCTTCGGTACAAGTGGCGCTGATCAAGATGGGCGTCGATCCACGCCGCATCGTGACCACCGGCTACGGCAAGGAATACCCGGTTGCCGACAACGGCAGCGTGTCGGGCCGTGCGATGAACCGCCGCGTTGAAGTGACCATCTCCAACGACAACCAGCCGGTCAA
- a CDS encoding DUF4398 domain-containing protein, producing the protein MELKTMKTSTAKSTFNHLRGLKLAALAIGTSFVLAGCAGNPPTEQYAVTQSAVNSAVSAGGTEYAAVEMKSAQDKLKQAEIAMHDKNYEEARRLAEQAEWDARVAERKAQAAKAEQAVKDSQKAVDELRKEGMRPAAIQQK; encoded by the coding sequence ATGGAGTTGAAGACGATGAAGACCAGCACTGCCAAATCCACGTTTAACCACTTGCGCGGGCTTAAATTGGCCGCGCTGGCAATCGGCACCAGCTTCGTTCTGGCTGGCTGCGCCGGCAATCCTCCGACCGAGCAATACGCGGTCACGCAGTCTGCGGTGAACAGCGCTGTGAGCGCCGGCGGCACCGAGTATGCGGCTGTGGAAATGAAGTCGGCGCAGGACAAGCTCAAGCAAGCTGAAATCGCCATGCACGACAAGAACTACGAAGAGGCCCGTCGCCTGGCCGAACAAGCCGAGTGGGACGCCCGCGTTGCAGAGCGCAAGGCCCAGGCCGCCAAGGCTGAGCAGGCGGTGAAGGATTCTCAGAAGGCCGTTGATGAGTTGCGCAAGGAAGGCATGCGCCCGGCTGCTATCCAGCAGAAATAA
- a CDS encoding pilin assembly protein produces the protein MKIRELAQHWEENATGRLTKTEYAIHLDVEAAARLAAIAEMYPKRHPEELLGELIGAALEELEASFPYIKGQQVIATDEEGDPLYEDVGPTPRFLTLSRRYLHDLSTGVDKPKH, from the coding sequence ATGAAAATTCGAGAACTGGCCCAGCACTGGGAAGAGAACGCCACAGGGCGTCTGACAAAGACCGAATACGCCATCCACCTGGATGTCGAAGCGGCCGCACGGCTGGCGGCCATCGCCGAAATGTACCCCAAGCGCCACCCCGAGGAACTGCTCGGCGAGCTGATCGGGGCTGCCCTTGAAGAGCTGGAAGCCAGTTTTCCGTATATCAAGGGCCAGCAGGTGATCGCCACCGATGAAGAGGGCGACCCGCTGTACGAAGACGTCGGCCCTACCCCGCGCTTTCTCACGTTGTCCCGCCGCTACCTGCACGATTTATCGACCGGCGTCGACAAACCCAAGCACTGA
- the ppc gene encoding phosphoenolpyruvate carboxylase produces MSDIDARLREDVHLLGELLGNTIREQYGDDFLDKIEQIRKGAKADRRGAGDELSASLNQLQEDELLPVARAFNQFLNLANIAEQYQLIHRRDESQPAPFESRVLPELLARLQSEGHSNESLARQLGRLEIELVLTAHPTEVARRTLIQKYDAIAAQLALQDHRDLTTAEREQIRQRLQRLIAEAWHTEEIRRTRPTPVDEAKWGFAVIEHSLWHAIPNYLRKADQALHAATGLRLPLEAAPIRFASWMGGDRDGNPNVTAPVTREVLLLARWMAADLYLRDIDHLASELSMQKASPALQGKVGDSVEPYRALLKQLRERLRATRQWAHSALSSSTPAPAEVLQNNRDLLEPLELCYQSLHECGMGVIADGPLLDCLRRAVTFGLFLVRLDVRQDSSRHSAAMTEITDYLGLGRYEDWSEETRISFLIKELANRRPLLPGYFKPSADTAEVLNTCKEVAAAPAASLGSYVISMAGAASDVLAVQLLLKESGVQRPMRVVPLFETLADLDNAGPVIEQLLLLPGYRARLQGPQEVMIGYSDSAKDAGTTAAAWAQYRAQERLVDICREQQVELLLFHGRGGTVGRGGGPAHAAILSQPPGSVAGRFRTTEQGEMIRFKFGLPDIAEQNLNLYLAAVLEATLLPPPPPQPAWRHLMDELAADGVSAYRAVVRENPQFVEYFRQSTPEQELGRLPLGSRPAKRRAGGIESLRAIPWIFGWTQTRLMLPAWLGWEAALSKALERGEGQLLGQMREQWPFFRTRIDMLEMVLAKADADIARLYDERLVQPDLLPLGAHLRDLLSQACAVVLGLTGQSQLLAHSPDTLEFIRLRNTYLDPLHLLQAELLARSRRQEATQDSPLEQALLVSVAGIAAGLRNTG; encoded by the coding sequence ATGAGTGATATCGATGCACGCTTGCGTGAGGATGTTCACCTGCTGGGTGAACTGCTGGGTAATACGATTCGAGAGCAGTACGGCGATGATTTTCTCGACAAGATCGAGCAGATCCGCAAAGGCGCCAAGGCCGACCGCCGCGGCGCCGGCGATGAACTGAGCGCCAGCCTCAACCAGTTGCAGGAAGACGAACTGCTGCCCGTGGCCCGTGCATTCAACCAGTTCCTCAACCTGGCCAATATCGCCGAACAGTACCAGTTGATTCACCGTCGCGATGAGTCGCAACCGGCGCCTTTCGAGTCGCGCGTGTTGCCCGAGCTGCTTGCCCGCCTGCAAAGCGAAGGTCACAGCAACGAGTCCCTGGCCCGTCAATTGGGGCGCCTGGAGATTGAGCTGGTCCTCACCGCTCACCCCACCGAAGTGGCGCGCCGCACGCTGATCCAGAAGTACGACGCCATCGCCGCGCAACTGGCGCTGCAGGATCACCGCGACCTCACCACCGCTGAGCGCGAGCAGATCCGCCAACGCCTGCAACGCTTGATCGCTGAAGCCTGGCACACCGAAGAAATCCGTCGCACTCGGCCGACCCCGGTGGACGAGGCCAAGTGGGGCTTTGCGGTCATCGAGCATTCGCTGTGGCACGCCATTCCCAATTATCTGCGCAAGGCCGACCAGGCCTTGCACGCCGCCACCGGCCTGCGTCTGCCGCTTGAGGCGGCGCCAATTCGGTTTGCGTCCTGGATGGGCGGCGACCGCGACGGCAACCCGAATGTCACCGCGCCGGTCACCCGTGAAGTGCTGCTGCTGGCGCGCTGGATGGCGGCTGACTTGTACCTGCGTGACATCGACCATTTGGCCTCCGAGCTGTCGATGCAAAAGGCCAGCCCGGCGTTGCAGGGCAAGGTCGGTGACAGTGTCGAACCCTACCGCGCCTTGCTCAAGCAATTGCGCGAACGCCTGCGCGCCACGCGCCAGTGGGCCCATAGCGCGTTGAGCAGCAGCACGCCCGCGCCGGCCGAGGTGCTGCAGAACAACCGCGACCTGCTGGAGCCGCTGGAGCTGTGTTACCAGTCGCTGCATGAGTGCGGCATGGGCGTGATCGCCGACGGCCCGTTGCTCGATTGCCTGCGCCGGGCCGTGACCTTTGGTTTGTTCCTGGTGCGCCTGGATGTGCGCCAGGATTCCAGTCGTCATTCGGCGGCCATGACCGAAATCACCGATTACCTGGGCCTGGGCCGTTACGAGGACTGGAGCGAAGAGACGCGCATCAGCTTCCTGATCAAGGAACTGGCCAACCGTCGACCGTTGCTGCCGGGGTACTTCAAGCCGTCGGCAGACACCGCCGAGGTGCTCAACACCTGTAAGGAAGTCGCCGCCGCACCGGCCGCTTCATTGGGGTCTTACGTCATCTCCATGGCGGGGGCTGCGTCGGACGTGCTCGCGGTGCAACTGTTGCTTAAAGAGTCGGGCGTACAGCGGCCGATGCGGGTGGTCCCGCTGTTCGAAACTCTCGCCGACTTGGATAACGCCGGTCCTGTGATCGAGCAACTGTTGCTGCTGCCGGGCTACCGCGCGCGGTTGCAGGGCCCGCAGGAAGTGATGATCGGCTACTCCGACTCGGCCAAGGACGCCGGCACCACGGCGGCTGCCTGGGCGCAATACCGTGCCCAGGAGCGCTTGGTGGATATCTGCCGTGAGCAACAGGTCGAACTGCTGCTGTTCCATGGTCGCGGCGGCACCGTCGGGCGTGGCGGTGGCCCGGCCCACGCGGCGATTTTGTCGCAGCCGCCAGGTTCGGTGGCCGGACGGTTCCGCACCACCGAGCAAGGCGAGATGATCCGCTTCAAGTTCGGCCTGCCGGATATTGCCGAACAGAACCTCAACCTCTACCTGGCGGCGGTGCTGGAAGCGACGTTGTTGCCTCCGCCGCCACCGCAACCGGCCTGGCGCCACTTGATGGACGAATTGGCCGCCGATGGTGTCAGTGCTTACCGCGCGGTGGTGCGGGAAAATCCGCAGTTCGTCGAGTACTTCCGCCAATCGACGCCGGAGCAGGAGTTGGGGCGTTTGCCGTTAGGCAGTCGCCCGGCCAAGCGCCGGGCTGGGGGGATAGAGAGCCTGAGGGCGATTCCGTGGATCTTCGGCTGGACCCAGACCCGCTTGATGCTGCCAGCCTGGCTGGGTTGGGAAGCGGCATTGAGCAAGGCTCTGGAGCGTGGCGAAGGCCAGTTGCTGGGGCAGATGCGCGAACAGTGGCCGTTCTTCCGTACCCGTATCGATATGCTGGAAATGGTGCTGGCCAAGGCCGACGCCGATATCGCGCGTTTATACGACGAGCGCTTGGTGCAGCCGGACCTGCTTCCATTGGGTGCGCACCTGCGCGACCTATTGTCGCAGGCCTGTGCTGTGGTGCTTGGCCTGACTGGCCAGTCGCAACTGCTGGCCCATAGCCCTGACACCCTGGAGTTCATTCGACTGCGCAACACCTACCTGGACCCGTTGCACCTGTTGCAGGCCGAGTTGCTGGCCCGCTCCCGTCGCCAGGAAGCGACGCAGGACAGCCCTCTGGAACAGGCGCTGCTGGTGTCCGTGGCCGGTATTGCCGCCGGTTTGCGCAACACCGGCTAA
- the adk gene encoding adenylate kinase codes for MRVILLGAPGAGKGTQAKFITEKFGIPQISTGDMLRAAVKAGTELGLIAKSVMDSGGLVSDDLIINLVKERISQEDCKNGFLFDGFPRTIPQAEALVKAGVELDAVVEIAVEDEEIVQRIAGRRVHEGSGRVYHVVYNPPKVEGKDDVTGEDLVQRKDDTEETVRHRLSVYHSQTKPLVDFYQKLSAAQGKPKYSHIPGVGSVEAITAKVLEALK; via the coding sequence ATGCGCGTCATTCTGCTGGGAGCTCCCGGGGCCGGTAAAGGTACTCAGGCAAAGTTCATCACTGAAAAATTCGGCATTCCACAAATCTCCACCGGCGACATGCTGCGTGCGGCCGTCAAGGCCGGTACCGAGCTGGGCCTGATCGCCAAGAGCGTGATGGACAGCGGTGGCCTGGTCTCCGATGACCTGATCATCAACCTGGTCAAGGAACGCATCAGCCAGGAAGACTGCAAGAACGGTTTCCTGTTCGACGGTTTCCCACGCACCATTCCCCAGGCCGAAGCCCTGGTGAAGGCGGGTGTCGAGTTGGACGCGGTGGTCGAAATCGCCGTTGAAGACGAAGAGATCGTTCAGCGTATCGCCGGCCGTCGCGTTCACGAAGGTTCGGGCCGTGTGTATCACGTGGTCTACAACCCGCCGAAGGTTGAAGGCAAGGACGATGTCACCGGTGAAGACCTGGTGCAGCGCAAAGACGACACCGAAGAAACCGTGCGTCATCGCCTGTCGGTCTACCACTCGCAGACCAAGCCGCTGGTGGACTTCTACCAGAAGCTGTCCGCTGCCCAGGGCAAGCCGAAGTACAGCCATATCCCTGGCGTTGGCTCGGTCGAAGCGATTACTGCCAAGGTGCTTGAAGCACTCAAGTAA
- the tsaB gene encoding tRNA (adenosine(37)-N6)-threonylcarbamoyltransferase complex dimerization subunit type 1 TsaB has translation MSTLLALDTATEACSVALLHDGKVTSHYEVIPRLHAQKLLPMIKQLLEDAGTTLAAVDAIAFGRGPGAFTGVRIAIGVVQGLAFALERPVLPVSNLAVLAQRALREHGASQVAAAIDARMDEVYWGCYRETAGEMRLVGVEAVQPPQASVLPDDASGEWFGAGTGWGYGERIGVQLVGQDATLLPHAEDLLTLARFAFERGEAIPADQAAPVYLRDKVAQTKAERGII, from the coding sequence ATGAGCACCCTGCTGGCCCTGGACACCGCGACCGAAGCTTGCTCCGTTGCCTTGCTGCACGATGGCAAAGTAACCAGCCACTACGAGGTGATCCCGCGGCTGCACGCACAGAAGCTGTTGCCGATGATCAAGCAACTGCTGGAAGACGCCGGCACCACGCTGGCGGCCGTCGATGCCATCGCCTTCGGGCGTGGCCCCGGTGCGTTTACCGGTGTGCGTATCGCCATTGGCGTGGTGCAAGGCCTGGCATTTGCCCTTGAGCGTCCGGTGTTACCGGTGTCCAACCTTGCCGTGCTGGCCCAGCGTGCATTACGTGAACACGGTGCCTCGCAAGTCGCCGCGGCGATCGACGCGCGGATGGATGAGGTCTATTGGGGCTGCTACCGCGAAACCGCTGGCGAAATGCGCCTGGTGGGAGTTGAAGCGGTGCAGCCGCCGCAGGCGTCGGTACTGCCTGACGATGCCAGCGGTGAGTGGTTCGGTGCCGGCACCGGCTGGGGCTATGGTGAGCGCATCGGCGTGCAACTGGTCGGCCAGGACGCCACGCTCTTGCCTCACGCCGAAGACTTGCTGACCTTGGCGCGTTTCGCATTCGAGCGCGGCGAAGCGATTCCTGCTGACCAGGCAGCGCCGGTTTATTTGCGCGATAAAGTCGCGCAGACCAAAGCAGAGCGCGGGATTATTTGA
- a CDS encoding DUF72 domain-containing protein, giving the protein MRLPYFIGCPSWSENAWREYLYPADARSSDYLALYSQVFNAVEGNTTFYARPSAATVQRWAEIMPADFRFTAKFPGDISHGGDLREQLPAAESFVGLMSPLGERVSPFWLQLSAGFSPQRLAELAGFIDGLERPMAVEVRHPEFFARGDAERRLNRLLRDRGVERVCLDPRALFSCTSTSAAVLHAQSKKPKVPPRPAALTLFPQVRFIGHPELEANDPFLIPWVEKIAGWIEEGRTPYVFLHTSDNRLAAQLALRFHAQLMNRLPGLPALPTLHREPEVQQLGLL; this is encoded by the coding sequence ATGCGTCTGCCTTATTTCATCGGTTGCCCGTCCTGGAGTGAAAACGCCTGGCGCGAGTACCTGTACCCCGCCGACGCCCGTTCCAGCGATTACCTCGCACTGTATTCCCAGGTTTTCAACGCCGTTGAAGGCAACACCACGTTTTATGCCCGCCCCTCGGCCGCCACGGTGCAGCGCTGGGCCGAGATCATGCCCGCTGACTTTCGCTTCACCGCCAAATTTCCCGGTGATATCAGCCATGGTGGCGACTTGCGCGAACAGTTGCCGGCGGCAGAAAGCTTTGTCGGGTTGATGAGCCCGCTCGGCGAACGTGTTTCGCCGTTTTGGCTGCAACTGTCGGCGGGTTTTTCACCGCAACGCCTGGCCGAACTGGCCGGGTTTATCGATGGCCTGGAGCGTCCAATGGCCGTGGAGGTGCGCCACCCGGAATTCTTCGCCAGGGGCGACGCCGAGCGCAGGCTCAATCGCTTGCTGCGCGATCGCGGCGTTGAGCGGGTCTGCCTAGACCCGCGGGCGCTGTTCAGTTGCACATCCACCTCGGCAGCGGTACTGCATGCTCAATCCAAAAAGCCCAAGGTGCCGCCACGCCCGGCCGCGCTGACCCTGTTTCCACAAGTGCGTTTTATCGGCCATCCGGAGTTGGAGGCTAACGATCCGTTCCTGATCCCATGGGTGGAAAAAATTGCCGGCTGGATCGAAGAGGGCCGCACGCCCTACGTGTTCCTGCACACCTCGGATAACCGCCTGGCCGCCCAACTGGCCCTGCGTTTTCATGCGCAGCTGATGAACCGCCTGCCTGGCCTGCCGGCACTGCCGACCTTGCACCGAGAACCCGAAGTGCAGCAACTGGGGTTACTCTAG
- a CDS encoding oxaloacetate decarboxylase, whose translation MDAQALRAETFKALHERDRAFVMPNPWDAGSAVMLASLGFEALATTSAGYAFSLGRPDAEGALSLQDTLLNAAMIAQATPLPVAADLENGFSDTPEGCAQTILGAAASGIVGGSIEDATGIAVDPIYPFDLSVQRVEAAVAAARSLPFAFTLTARAENLLHGRLDLPDTIRRLQAYAEAGADVLYAPGLRSAEEVLAVVRAVAPKPVNVLMSGGLNLTVAQLSEMGVRRISLGSALALAAYGEFYRAAQEVYELGTFTFTERKMPFSQANQFFKV comes from the coding sequence ATGGATGCCCAAGCCCTTCGCGCCGAAACCTTCAAGGCCTTGCACGAGCGCGACCGCGCGTTTGTGATGCCTAACCCTTGGGACGCAGGGTCTGCCGTGATGCTTGCCAGCCTGGGTTTTGAAGCGTTGGCCACCACCAGCGCGGGCTATGCGTTCAGCCTGGGGCGCCCGGACGCGGAAGGGGCGTTGTCCCTGCAAGACACGTTACTCAATGCCGCCATGATCGCCCAAGCCACCCCGTTGCCGGTGGCAGCCGACCTGGAAAACGGCTTCAGCGACACCCCAGAAGGCTGCGCCCAAACCATCCTGGGCGCGGCAGCCAGCGGTATTGTCGGCGGCTCCATCGAAGATGCCACGGGGATCGCCGTTGACCCGATCTACCCGTTCGATCTCTCCGTTCAGCGTGTCGAAGCCGCCGTGGCTGCGGCCCGCAGCCTGCCATTTGCCTTTACCTTGACCGCCCGAGCGGAAAACCTCCTGCACGGTCGCCTGGATCTGCCCGACACCATCCGCCGTCTGCAGGCGTACGCCGAAGCCGGTGCCGACGTGCTGTATGCGCCAGGCTTGCGCAGTGCCGAGGAGGTGTTGGCGGTGGTCAGGGCAGTGGCGCCCAAACCAGTGAATGTACTGATGTCCGGCGGTTTGAATTTGACGGTCGCGCAGCTCAGCGAGATGGGCGTGCGGCGCATCAGCCTCGGCTCGGCTCTGGCCTTGGCCGCTTACGGTGAGTTTTATCGTGCGGCCCAGGAGGTGTATGAGCTCGGCACGTTCACCTTTACTGAGCGCAAAATGCCGTTCAGTCAGGCCAACCAGTTCTTCAAGGTCTGA
- a CDS encoding extensin family protein: MRFFKVLGVLLLLGGACAVGVWRGWLPLADAWNPWAPLDVRASPNLLTRYKLGRLQDDPALCDKVLQTSGLRVSHQADTAVDAACPLRNTLRVQGAQVGLSSSFLASCPLAVAFALFERHSLQPAAQAVFGQAVTRVDHLGSFACRNMYNRAEGRLSQHASANALDIAGFRLADGRTISVLKDWPGQGDSARFLRQVRDSACDDFNVVLSPDYNAAHRNHFHLDMGRWWVCR; this comes from the coding sequence GTGCGGTTTTTCAAAGTGCTGGGTGTGTTGCTGCTGCTGGGGGGCGCGTGTGCCGTGGGTGTATGGCGGGGCTGGTTGCCGCTGGCGGATGCGTGGAACCCCTGGGCACCGCTGGACGTGCGCGCCAGCCCCAACCTGCTGACCCGCTACAAGCTGGGGCGCCTGCAGGATGACCCGGCGTTGTGCGATAAGGTGCTGCAAACCTCAGGGCTGCGCGTGAGCCATCAGGCGGATACAGCCGTCGACGCGGCGTGCCCGCTGCGCAACACCTTGCGGGTGCAAGGGGCACAGGTGGGCTTAAGCAGCAGCTTTCTCGCCAGTTGCCCGCTGGCCGTGGCGTTTGCCCTGTTCGAGCGTCACAGCCTGCAGCCGGCCGCCCAGGCGGTGTTTGGCCAAGCGGTGACACGGGTCGATCACTTGGGCAGCTTTGCCTGCCGAAATATGTATAACCGTGCTGAAGGGCGACTCAGCCAGCATGCCTCGGCCAATGCCCTGGATATCGCCGGCTTTCGTCTGGCGGACGGGCGCACCATCAGCGTGCTCAAGGATTGGCCGGGGCAGGGCGACAGCGCGCGGTTCCTGCGGCAGGTGCGTGACAGCGCCTGCGATGATTTCAACGTGGTGTTGAGCCCGGACTACAACGCCGCGCACCGCAACCACTTCCATTTGGACATGGGCCGATGGTGGGTGTGTCGCTGA
- a CDS encoding energy transducer TonB, with amino-acid sequence MSDILPLTIGVLPTHNHYGLRNTQALAGVSHVWQDFFARALAEQLGDAPHALATQASAPMDPAVEPGAGADLLSQILTQRECDVKDTEIAPPEPLFLPIAEFETELLPPAATPFPDEEIVAQQRQQNFESGWVRPIVLTAGQPLPEPGPAPQPRALHLPIAEFELDLLPPPATPYPTEALLAQQKALDFDYHWARPLITQNLRLAA; translated from the coding sequence ATGTCAGACATTCTCCCCCTAACCATCGGTGTACTGCCGACCCACAACCACTACGGCCTGCGCAATACCCAAGCGCTGGCCGGGGTGAGCCATGTGTGGCAGGACTTCTTCGCACGGGCTCTGGCCGAGCAGCTCGGCGATGCGCCGCACGCGCTGGCCACCCAGGCGTCGGCACCGATGGACCCGGCGGTAGAACCAGGCGCTGGTGCCGACCTGCTGTCGCAGATCCTCACCCAGCGTGAGTGCGACGTGAAAGATACAGAAATCGCCCCACCCGAGCCGCTGTTCCTGCCCATCGCCGAATTCGAAACCGAGTTGCTGCCACCGGCCGCCACGCCGTTCCCGGACGAAGAGATCGTCGCCCAGCAACGCCAGCAAAACTTCGAAAGCGGTTGGGTACGTCCTATCGTGCTGACCGCCGGCCAGCCGCTGCCAGAGCCGGGCCCGGCACCGCAACCGCGTGCGCTGCACCTGCCGATTGCCGAGTTCGAACTGGACCTGCTGCCACCGCCTGCCACGCCTTACCCGACTGAAGCGCTGCTGGCCCAACAAAAGGCCCTGGACTTCGACTATCACTGGGCACGCCCACTGATCACGCAAAACCTGCGCCTGGCCGCCTGA
- a CDS encoding class I SAM-dependent methyltransferase: protein MSEHPAASRIQVEAMAEGFKARAEHWAQLLGLPLQCAEAEFSLQVGEHGLQLQQLGPDAPGPVRVDFVEGGAAHRRLYGGGSGQMIAKAVGIAQGVRPRVLDATAGLGKDAFVLASLGCEMSLIERQPLIGALLEDGLARGADDFEVAPIVARMKLLKGNSIDVMLNWEGEPPQVIYLDPMFPHREKTALVKKEMRLFRPLVGDDPDAPALLAAALALASHRVVVKRPRKAPCIEGPKPSHALDGKSSRYDIYPKKALKP, encoded by the coding sequence ATGAGCGAACATCCAGCGGCCAGCCGCATCCAGGTCGAGGCCATGGCCGAAGGTTTCAAGGCGCGCGCCGAGCATTGGGCGCAGCTGCTCGGTTTACCGTTGCAGTGCGCGGAGGCGGAGTTTTCCCTGCAGGTGGGTGAGCACGGTCTGCAACTGCAACAGCTCGGGCCTGACGCGCCGGGGCCGGTGCGCGTGGACTTCGTTGAAGGTGGCGCGGCGCATCGCCGTCTGTACGGTGGCGGCAGTGGGCAGATGATCGCCAAGGCCGTGGGCATCGCCCAAGGCGTGCGTCCACGGGTGCTGGACGCCACGGCAGGCCTGGGCAAGGACGCGTTCGTGCTCGCCAGCCTGGGCTGCGAAATGAGCCTGATCGAACGCCAGCCGCTGATCGGCGCCTTGCTCGAAGACGGCCTGGCCCGTGGTGCGGATGATTTTGAAGTGGCGCCGATCGTCGCGCGCATGAAACTGCTCAAGGGTAATTCCATCGACGTGATGCTCAATTGGGAAGGCGAGCCGCCCCAGGTGATCTACCTCGACCCGATGTTTCCTCACCGTGAGAAAACCGCGCTGGTGAAGAAGGAAATGCGCCTGTTCCGACCCTTGGTCGGCGATGACCCGGACGCACCGGCTTTGCTGGCCGCGGCCCTGGCACTGGCCAGCCACCGTGTGGTGGTCAAGCGCCCGCGCAAGGCGCCGTGCATCGAAGGGCCCAAGCCCAGCCATGCGCTGGATGGTAAATCCAGCCGCTATGACATCTATCCCAAGAAAGCGCTCAAACCTTGA
- a CDS encoding TetR/AcrR family transcriptional regulator, whose product MSDNPANTNSPGRPKDMAKRQAILEAAKFLFLSNGYANTSMDAVALEAGVSKLTVYSHFTDKETLFTAAVVAKCEEQLPVMFFELPEGVPVQTVLLNIARGFHRLINSEESVNLHRLMMTTGNQDVKLSQIFFEAGPMRMLQGMERLLSKIDQSGALSIDKPFTAAEHFFCLLKGTANFCLLYGCGGQLSEDAAEAHVRDVVGLFMRAYRP is encoded by the coding sequence TCCTGCGAACACCAACAGCCCCGGGCGCCCCAAGGACATGGCAAAACGCCAGGCAATCCTCGAAGCAGCGAAATTTCTGTTTTTGAGCAATGGTTACGCCAACACCAGCATGGATGCCGTGGCCCTCGAGGCCGGCGTATCGAAACTGACCGTCTACAGCCACTTCACCGACAAAGAGACCTTGTTCACCGCTGCCGTAGTGGCCAAGTGCGAAGAACAATTGCCGGTGATGTTCTTCGAGCTGCCCGAAGGTGTGCCCGTGCAAACGGTGTTATTGAACATCGCGCGGGGCTTTCATCGACTGATCAACAGCGAGGAGTCGGTGAACCTGCATCGCCTGATGATGACCACCGGCAATCAGGACGTGAAACTGTCGCAGATCTTCTTCGAAGCCGGGCCCATGCGCATGCTGCAAGGCATGGAGCGCCTGCTGAGTAAGATCGACCAGAGCGGCGCGCTGAGCATCGACAAGCCGTTTACGGCGGCCGAGCACTTCTTTTGCCTGCTCAAGGGCACTGCAAACTTCTGCTTGCTGTATGGCTGCGGCGGGCAACTGAGCGAAGACGCCGCCGAAGCGCATGTACGGGACGTAGTGGGGTTGTTTATGCGGGCCTACAGGCCTTGA